The following nucleotide sequence is from Bradyrhizobium roseum.
GCGGTTCAGTGCGCACTTCGGGGGTGAGTATGGAAGCCAAACCAAATAATTGGCACCAGCGGCAGGCGCTCCAAATAGCCGCGCAACTGCCGGAAGAGACGGAAGATGCTCTCGCGATCCTGCGCTGCGCGGTGCAGCTCATTTTGTTCTGCGATGGGGAGGGCGATCCAGATCCGGCGCCGGTTTCGCCAGAGGATCAGTCGATCTTGGCGTTTCCGAAGACGCCAAGACGACGAGCCAGCTCTAGCGGCAGGCCCTCCGGCCTACCGAAGTAGAGCCAATCCAGGGAAAGTCCCGGGATCTTGCGGACCATCAGAAATGCGGCCTCGCGGCTGAGCGGCTTGCCTTTCTCGAATGGATGGTAGGTGGTGTAGCCCATCTCCAGGAAGGCGGCGAACGCCATCGCGGTGTTATAGCCGAGCGTCTTGCGAAGTAGCTTCAATCGCGCGCTCTGGCCTCGCAGGCCTTCCTCGGCTTGTCGCTCGGAGGCTGGTGATGCTGTCTTCTTCCTTGCCATCGGCCCAAAGGGTGAACGCGCAAGGGATTCGATGCTATCGAGCATGTGCGTATCGTTGCCAATCCGTGAATTTCGGATTATTCCGATTCGATGGCGATGAGTCGGAGGGGTGCGCCGTCACTCCAGAGCACGTCCGAGGTGATTGATGCGCTTGGCGGTTTGACCGCCGTCGCGGCGTTGACGGGCGCTGCGTACAAGCTCGTCTCCGGTTGGAGGAACGCGAAGCGCTTCCCGGCACGCTACTACCTCGTGATGACGTGGGCGCTGAAGCGCGAGCGCTTCTCGGCGCCGCCGTCGCTGTGGGGGCAGGTGACGACGGCGGAAATGGAAAAGGCGGCGGCATGATCGCGATCGGTACTCCACGCGGGACAATGGCGCGCGATCGTTTCGGGCGGCTGTCACAGAGTCGAGTCGGTGTCGAGCGGGTTTTCCGGGGCTGTGGATAGCCGGAATCGACCTGTGGAAAAGTGTTTTGGCGTTTTCGGGCGTTTTGTTGCGTGCGTCTCCCTATCCCCTCAAGTGACTGAGGCCGCAATGCTATCTCTGCGCGAATGCTGGCGGCGAAGCTGGCCCCACCGTTTTTATGCCGATCTCGAACCGATGGACCGCGTCAATGCCCTGATTGCGCTGGTGCTGTCGGCTGCGATCGCGGTCAGCTTCGCCGCCCTGGTGCGGGGGTATGCGGCCGAGCGCGCGCCGGCGCCGCTGGAATTGCGGCTTGCATGACGGCCCCGCCAGCCAGCGACGCCAAGGCTTTCAGCACGCAGAAGCTGGCGCTGGCCGACCGGATCCGCCATGACGGCCGGCTGTCCTCCTCGATCCGGCTGATCGGCGCCGAGATCTGCTCGCTGACGAATTTTCGCACCGGCTATTCGTGGGCACCGCAGAAGTACCTGTCGGAAAAACTCTCGGTCACTGACCGCACCATCAAGCGCGCCATCGTCGAGCTCGTGGCGGCCGGCTATCTCGTGGTCGAGCGGGTGGGGCGCAGCAACCGCTACCGGCCGAATTTCGCGGCGCTCGAACAGGGGACATTTTTGCCCCTTTCCGATCCCCAACAGGGGACAAATTGTCACCTATCCGACGAGAATAGGGGACAAAAAGAGCCGCAACAGGGGACATTTTCGACCGAAAATAGGGGACAAAAAAGCCCCCCTATCTCTTTAGAGATCTCTTTAGGGATCTCTTCGGGCGCGGAAGCAGGGGCCGTCGGCGCAGCGCCTGACGGCGCCGCCGGCCCCGTTTTCGACCTCGGCGTTCCCGGGGTGGTGTTGCGGCAGCGGCTTGGCGATGAGGTTTTCCGCAGCTGGCTCGGCAAGGTCGGCTTCGTCCGGGTCGCGGAGGACGAGCTGGTGCTGCAGGCGCCGTCGCGTTTCGTCGCCAGTCACATCCGATCGAACTTCGAAGGGCCCGTGCTGGCCGCTTGGCGGGTGCAGCATCCGTCGATCGTGCGCTTGAGGGTGGAAGTGGCTCCCGAGGTCGTGACCACGCTCAGCGAGGCCCGCGGGCATGCCGTGAACCATGCCGACGCGCGCTGGCTGGTCGATGTCGGGATCTCGATCGTGGCGGCGCGACTACACATGACCCGCGCCAGCGCCGACAGGACGCTGGTAGGCTGGCTGCAGCGCTCGGGCCGAGACGCTGCCGGCCTGCGCCGGATCATCGCCG
It contains:
- a CDS encoding helix-turn-helix domain-containing protein, with translation MIDALGGLTAVAALTGAAYKLVSGWRNAKRFPARYYLVMTWALKRERFSAPPSLWGQVTTAEMEKAAA
- a CDS encoding helix-turn-helix domain-containing protein codes for the protein MTAPPASDAKAFSTQKLALADRIRHDGRLSSSIRLIGAEICSLTNFRTGYSWAPQKYLSEKLSVTDRTIKRAIVELVAAGYLVVERVGRSNRYRPNFAALEQGTFLPLSDPQQGTNCHLSDENRGQKEPQQGTFSTENRGQKSPPISLEISLGISSGAEAGAVGAAPDGAAGPVFDLGVPGVVLRQRLGDEVFRSWLGKVGFVRVAEDELVLQAPSRFVASHIRSNFEGPVLAAWRVQHPSIVRLRVEVAPEVVTTLSEARGHAVNHADARWLVDVGISIVAARLHMTRASADRTLVGWLQRSGRDAAGLRRIIAEADQQNLDEQQFANVVKQRTRALLHADQPALKFGPEAIVKRRSAS